From Calothrix sp. PCC 6303, a single genomic window includes:
- a CDS encoding NAD(P)H-quinone oxidoreductase subunit 4, whose protein sequence is MNTANFPWLTTIILLPVVAALLLPIIPDKDGKTVRWYSLVVGLVDFAIIIWAFYTGYDFSNPDLQLVESYSWVPQLDLNWSVGADGLSMPLIILTGFITTLAILAAWPVTLKPKLFYFLILVMYGGQIAVFAVQDMLLFFLVWELELVPIYILLSIWGGKKRQYAATKFILYTAGGSLFILLAALTMGFYGDTVTFDMRSLALKDYAFNFQLLMYAAFLIAYAVKLPIIPLHTWLPDAHGEATAPVHMLLAGILLKMGGYALIRMNAQMLPDAHAYFAPVLVVLGVVNIIYAALTSFAQRNLKRKIAYSSISHMGFVLIGIASFTELGLSGAVLQMVSHGLIGASLFFLVGATYDRTHTLMLDEMGGVGKKMSKIFAMFTTCSMASLALPGMSGFVAELMIFVGFSTSDAYSPTFKVITVFLMAVGVILTPIYLLSMLREIFYGEENAELVSHQKLVDAEPREIFIVACLLIPIIGIGLYPKLLTQMYDSTTLQLTARLRDSVPALAEHQVTPAASLNAPLIGVE, encoded by the coding sequence GCTACTACTCCCCATCATCCCAGATAAAGATGGTAAAACAGTTCGCTGGTATTCCCTCGTTGTGGGGCTAGTTGACTTTGCAATCATTATTTGGGCATTTTACACTGGGTACGATTTTTCTAACCCTGATTTACAACTAGTTGAAAGTTACTCTTGGGTACCCCAACTAGATTTAAATTGGTCGGTAGGGGCAGATGGTTTATCCATGCCCCTAATAATTTTGACAGGATTTATTACCACCCTGGCAATACTGGCAGCTTGGCCCGTTACACTGAAACCAAAGTTATTCTATTTTCTCATATTGGTGATGTACGGCGGACAAATTGCCGTGTTCGCAGTTCAGGACATGCTGTTGTTTTTCTTGGTATGGGAACTGGAACTAGTACCCATCTACATTTTGCTGTCAATTTGGGGCGGTAAAAAGCGTCAATATGCAGCAACCAAGTTTATCCTTTATACAGCAGGTGGTTCGCTGTTTATCTTACTAGCTGCCTTGACAATGGGCTTCTACGGCGATACCGTTACATTCGACATGCGATCGCTTGCCCTCAAGGATTACGCTTTTAACTTCCAACTCCTGATGTATGCGGCATTCCTCATTGCATACGCCGTCAAATTACCAATTATCCCCCTCCATACCTGGCTACCTGATGCCCACGGTGAGGCTACAGCGCCCGTACACATGCTGTTGGCGGGAATTTTGCTGAAAATGGGTGGATATGCCCTAATTCGCATGAATGCCCAAATGCTGCCCGATGCCCACGCTTATTTTGCGCCTGTACTGGTGGTGTTGGGGGTAGTCAATATCATCTACGCTGCCCTGACATCATTTGCCCAGCGCAACCTGAAGCGGAAAATTGCCTATTCTTCCATCTCCCACATGGGCTTTGTCCTCATTGGTATTGCCTCGTTTACGGAATTAGGCTTGAGTGGGGCAGTGCTACAAATGGTTTCCCACGGCTTAATTGGTGCCAGTTTATTCTTCTTAGTGGGGGCAACCTACGACCGAACACATACCCTCATGTTAGATGAAATGGGTGGTGTCGGTAAAAAGATGAGTAAAATTTTCGCCATGTTTACCACCTGTTCAATGGCATCACTAGCATTGCCAGGGATGAGCGGTTTTGTGGCAGAGTTAATGATATTTGTTGGCTTCTCTACTAGCGATGCTTACAGCCCAACATTTAAAGTCATTACCGTGTTTCTCATGGCAGTTGGAGTCATTTTAACTCCAATTTATTTACTGTCAATGTTACGAGAAATTTTCTACGGTGAAGAAAACGCAGAATTAGTATCTCACCAAAAATTAGTTGATGCTGAACCGCGTGAAATCTTCATTGTTGCTTGTTTATTGATTCCAATCATCGGCATTGGTTTATATCCCAAGCTATTAACCCAAATGTATGACTCCACAACCTTACAACTAACAGCAAGGTTGCGCGATTCAGTACCCGCATTAGCTGAACATCAAGTTACACCAGCAGCTTCTTTGAATGCACCTTTAATTGGTGTGGAATAG